A section of the Saccharomyces paradoxus strain CBS432 chromosome XII sequence genome encodes:
- the RPL15A gene encoding 60S ribosomal protein eL15 (Ribosomal 60S subunit protein L15A~similar to YLR029C) codes for MGAYKYLEELQRKKQSDVLRFLQRVRVWEYRQKNVIHRAARPTRPDKARRLGYKAKQGFVIYRVRVRRGNRKRPVPKGATYGKPTNQGVNELKYQRSLRATAEERVGRRAANLRVLNSYWINQDSTYKYFEVILVDPQHKAIRRDARYNWICNPVHKHREARGLTATGKKSRGINKGHRFNNTKAGRRKTWKRQNTLSLWRYRK; via the coding sequence ATGGGTGCCTACaaatatttggaagaattgcaaagaaagaagcaATCTGATGTTTTGAGATTCTTGCAAAGAGTCAGAGTCTGGGAATACAGACAAAAGAATGTCATTCACAGAGCCGCTAGACCAACTAGACCAGACAAGGCTAGAAGATTAGGTTACAAGGCCAAGCAAGGTTTCGTTATCTACCGTGTCAGAGTTAGACGTGGTAACAGAAAGAGACCTGTTCCAAAGGGTGCTACTTACGGTAAGCCAACTAACCAAGGTGTCAATGAATTGAAATACCAAAGATCTTTGAGAGCTACCGCTGAAGAAAGAGTTGGTCGTCGTGCTGCTAACTTGAGAGTCTTGAACTCCTACTGGATTAACCAAGATTCTACTTACAAATACTTCGAAGTTATCTTGGTCGACCCTCAACACAAGGCTATCAGAAGAGATGCTCGTTACAACTGGATCTGTAACCCAGTTCACAAGCACCGTGAAGCTAGAGGTTTGACTGCCACTGGTAAGAAATCCAGAGGTATCAACAAGGGTCACAGATTCAACAACACCAAGGCTGGTAGAAGAAAGACCTGGAAGAGACAAAACACTTTGTCCTTGTGGAGATACAGAAAATAA
- a CDS encoding uncharacterized protein (similar to YLR030W), with amino-acid sequence MEREQIMEYVQETPIIPRRIIHYSVPKQTIAKPSPHVEMTFAANTFRDMDLPQHPVIHDCWQNKEYSTQRYSGNLAQQRLSFEEHQNEERPNSVGLIKRVSILFKKKPSSQKNSIKSIVDEKSDGCSRSESCLSEVDDLKEKNIQENLVDEHEKSPEGDSKRYGLFSFEETPPVQVLEQSYSNSANSSFKNTSSTKNKRSSDSFVSPEPAEALYSPLEAVPCCSSTEREHLHPGEERIDTAVQNLKVASMKEKKKMLQMEQNRLITEIIRLENILKKHRKAKTKKSISKPEKKPSEKDSFISANASSPTDSTTPILNKRISHPDIDFCDNEVSDVLDAFEFEKHDDPLRDKWTALQSLENSFESKFESASNLIHGEELVAIKERNFQLAKINNLCFRVRESIKRRQDLETKLRSLSQDTDNELLFLMMENKRRQKSSVITQFLSDIIREKSKRFSAEEQGFVNQNEVKPLILDLSARINRLNSILETKNTCIRRLSNQ; translated from the coding sequence ATGGAACGTGAACAAATTATGGAGTATGTTCAAGAGACACCGATTATTCCTAGGAGAATTATTCATTATTCGGTTCCAAAACAAACGATCGCAAAGCCTAGCCCCCATGTCGAGATGACATTCGCGGCTAATACATTTCGGGACATGGACTTGCCGCAGCATCCGGTTATTCATGATTGTTGGCAAAATAAAGAGTACTCAACTCAAAGGTATTCAGGAAATCTGGCCCAACAAAGGTTAAGCTTTGAGGAACATCAGAATGAAGAACGTCCAAATTCTGTTGGATTAATTAAGAGGGTGagtattctttttaaaaagaagccatcatctcaaaaaaatagcattAAATCAATCGTTGACGAAAAATCAGATGGCTGCAGCCGGAGTGAAAGCTGTTTGAGTGAAGTTGATGATCTTAAAGAGAAgaatattcaagaaaaccTGGTTGATGAACATGAGAAGAGTCCTGAGGGAGATTCTAAAAGATATGGCCTATTCTCCTTTGAAGAGACGCCCCCTGTACAAGTGCTGGAGCAGAGCTACTCGAATTCCGCGAATTCTTCATTTAAAAACACTTCATcgacaaaaaataaacgtTCTTCTGACAGTTTTGTTTCACCGGAACCAGCTGAAGCCCTGTATAGCCCTTTGGAGGCTGTTCCTTGTTGCAGTTCAACTGAAAGAGAACACTTACATCCAGGTGAGGAACGGATTGACACAGCAGtacaaaatttaaaagTGGCTTcaatgaaggaaaaaaaaaaaatgcttcaaATGGAACAAAACAGATTAATCACTGAGATTATACGCCTCGAAAACATACTAAAGAAGCATAGGAAGGCTAAAACTAAGAAAAGTATTAGTAAACCAGAGAAGAAACCATCCGAAAAAGACAGTTTCATATCTGCAAATGCATCAAGTCCAACAGATTCTACCACTCCGATCTTAAATAAGAGAATTTCACATCCTGATATCGACTTCTGTGATAATGAGGTTTCTGACGTTCTCGAtgcttttgaatttgaaaagcaTGATGATCCGTTGAGAGATAAATGGACCGCTTTACAGTCTTTGGAAAATAGCTTCGAATCTAAATTTGAATCTGCATCAAACTTAATCCATGGAGAAGAACTGGTCGCTATTAAAGAAAGGAATTTTCAATTAGCTAAGATAAACAATCTTTGCTTTCGGGTACGGGAGtctatcaaaagaagacaaGATTTGGAGACAAAATTAAGAAGTTTATCGCAGGACACCGACAACGAAttgctttttttgatgatggaaaataaaagaagacaGAAAAGTTCAGTGATAACACAGTTTCTTTCTGACATAATCAGAGAGAAGTCGAAAAGATTTTCCGCAGAAGAGCAAGGCTTCGTAAATCAAAACGAAGTTAAACCCCTCATTTTGGATCTTTCTGCAAGGATCAATAGATTGAATTCTATCCTGGAAACGAAAAACACTTGTATTAGAAGGCTAAGTAATCAATAA
- the RAD5 gene encoding DNA helicase RAD5 (DNA helicase/Ubiquitin ligase~similar to YLR032W), with translation MSHIEQEERKRFFNDDLDTSETSLNFKSENKESFLFANSHNDDEIVSVNDTPEEERDRSILPAREEIGEESQNQFIAELLRIIPEMATDIAMELDEKFGSQKEGLSLALSHYFDHYNGKSTSNIPSSPNKIHTLSDTSTSALSPPSSHVKRKIIYGFRDQHRLEDKITWKRFIGALQVTGMATRPTVRPLKYGSQLKLKRSSEEISATKVYDSRGRKKASMASLVRIFDIQYNREIGRVPEDIAQILYPLLSSNDISFEATLIFCDNKRLSIGDSFILQLDCFLTSIIFEESNDGQSFIKRRRTERENKRERDNGNFGRTLTETDEELENRSKRLALLRLFDKLELKPVLDEQKALEKHKIELSSDPEVIDIDDDDICSDQATEPHRNFRDTQHEEETMNLNQLKTFYKAAQSSESLKNLPETEPPRDVFKLELRNYQKQGLTWMLRREQEFAKAASDEEASEMDANMINPLWKQFKWPNDMSWTAQKMQQDHVNVGDDIFFYANLHSGEFSLAKPILKTMIKGGILSDEMGLGKTVAAYSLVLSCPHDSDVFDKKLFDVKSAPVSNDISSTFIASSSDNKKPYASKTTLIVVPMSLLTQWGNEFTKANNSPDMYHEVYYGGNVSSLKTLLTKTKNPPTVVLTTYGIVQNEWTKYFKGRMTDEDVNISSGLFSVNFYRIIIDEGHNIRNRTTVTSKAVMDLRGKCKWVLTGTPIINRLDDLYSLVKFLELDPWRQINYWKTFVSTPFESKNYKQAFDVVNAILEPVLLRRTKQMKDKNGKPLVELPPKEVVIKRLPFSKSQDLLYKFLLDKAEVSVRSGIARGDLLKKYSTILVHILRLRQVCCHPGLIGTQDENDEDLSKNNQLVTEQTVELDSLIRVVSERFDNTFSKEELEAMIQSLKVKYPDNKSFQSLECSICTTEPIDLDKILFTECGHSFCEKCLFEYIDFQNGKNLCLKCPNCRKPIDACRLLTLAQPSGSSENLEFKPYSPDSKSSKITALLKELQLLQDSSAGEQVVIFSQFSTYLDILEKELTHAFPKDVAKIYKFDGRLSLKERTNVLADFAVKDYSRQKILLLSLKAGGVGLNLTCASHAYMMDPWWSPSMEDQAIDRLHRIGQTSSVKVMRFIIQDSIEEKMLRIQEKKRTIGEAMDTDEDERRKRRIEEIQMLFE, from the coding sequence ATGAGTCATATTGAGCAGGAGGAAAGGAAGAGGTTTTTTAATGACGACCTTGACACTTCGGAAACATCACTAAACTTCAAATCTGAGAACAAAGAGTCGTTTTTATTTGCAAATAGTcataatgatgatgagatCGTATCGGTGAATGATACACCGGAAGAAGAGAGAGACCGATCTATTTTGCCGGCCAGGGAAGAAATCGGAGAAGAAAGCCAAAATCAGTTTATTGCAGAGCTTTTGAGGATTATTCCAGAAATGGCAACGGACATTGCGATGGAACTTGATGAAAAGTTTGGTAGTCAGAAGGAAGGGCTCTCTTTAGCACTATCACATTACTTTGATCATTATAACGGGAAGTCCACCAGCAATATACCGTCTTCCCCGAATAAAATACATACACTTTCTGATACCTCAACCTCAGCCTTGTCCCCCCCTTCATCCCAtgttaaaagaaaaataatttaCGGTTTCAGAGACCAACACCGattagaagataaaattACTTGGAAAAGGTTTATAGGTGCTTTGCAAGTCACTGGGATGGCTACCAGGCCTACAGTCAGGCCCTTGAAGTATGGCTCTCagttgaagttgaaaagaTCAAGTGAAGAGATTTCTGCGACCAAGGTATACGATTCACGTGGCAGAAAGAAAGCTTCCATGGCTAGTTTGGtaagaatttttgatatccAATATAACAGAGAAATCGGCAGAGTTCCCGAAGACATCGCTCAAATACTATACCCTCTTTTAAGTTCTAACGATATAAGTTTTGAGGCTacattaattttttgtgATAATAAACGGTTGAGTATAGGTGATAGCTTTATTTTACAATTGGATTGCTTTTTAACGTCtatcatttttgaagaatctaATGATGGACAATCctttataaaaagaaggcGTACAgagagagaaaataaaagagaaagagacAATGGAAATTTTGGCAGAACATTGACTGAAACTGATGAAGAGCTGGAAAACCGTTCAAAAAGATTGGCTCTACTGAGgttatttgataaattagAACTAAAACCTGTATTGGATGAACAGAAGGCCTTAGAAAAGCACAAGATAGAGCTTAGTAGTGATCCCGAAGTCATTGATATAGATGACGACGATATTTGCTCCGATCAAGCGACTGAACCCCATAGAAATTTTCGAGATACCCAGcacgaagaagaaacaatgAACTTGAATCAATTGAAAACATTTTATAAAGCTGCACAATCATCagaatctttgaaaaatttaccTGAAACAGAACCTCCTCGGGATGTTTTCAAGCTAGAGTTAAGAAATTATCAGAAACAAGGTCTTACTTGGATGCTGAGAAGAGAGCAAGAGTTTGCCAAAGCCGCCTCTGATGAGGAGGCTTCAGAAATGGATGCTAATATGATAAACCCGCTATGGAAACAGTTTAAATGGCCGAATGATATGTCGTGGACTGCTCAAAAGATGCAACAGGATCATGTTAATGTTGGAGATGACATATTCTTTTATGCGAACTTACATTCTGGTGAATTTTCTCTAGCAAAACCTATATTAAAAACGATGATAAAGGGCGGCATATTATCGGATGAAATGGGGTTGGGTAAAACAGTTGCAGCATATTCTTTAGTTTTATCCTGTCCTCACGATAGTGATGTTTTTGACAAGAAACTGTTTGATGTTAAGAGTGCGCCAGTTTCTAATGACATTTCAAGCACTTTTATAGCATCTTCTTCAGATAATAAGAAACCATATGCTTCAAAAACAACGCTAATTGTAGTCCCAATGTCTTTGCTAACTCAATGGGGTAACGAGTTTACAAAAGCTAACAATTCACCCGACATGTATCATGAAGTATATTATGGTGGGAATGTTTCCAGtttgaaaactttattaacaaagacaaaaaacCCGCCAACTGTAGTTCTTACTACATATGGTATTGTTCAAAATGAATGGACCAAGTATTTTAAGGGAAGGATGACAGACGAGGACGTCAATATATCATCTGGCTTATTTTCTGTCAATTTTTATCGTATAATAATCGATGAGGGTCATAATATTAGAAACAGAACGACAGTAACATCTAAAGCAGTCATGGATTTACGAGGCAAATGCAAATGGGTTTTAACGGGAACACCAATTATTAACAGGCTTGACGATTTGTATAGTCTCGTTAAGTTTTTAGAGTTAGATCCCTGGCGACAGATCAATTACTGGAAGACCTTTGTATCAACTCCTTTTGAGAGTAAAAATTATAAACAAGCATTTGATGTGGTGAACGCAATTCTAGAACCTGTGTTGTTAAGAAGGACAAAACAAatgaaagataaaaatggCAAGCCATTGGTAGAGTTACCTCCAAAGGAAGTCGTTATTAAAAGACTACCGTTCAGTAAATCCCAAGATCTTCTATATAAGTTTTTGTTGGATAAGGCTGAGGTGTCTGTTAGATCAGGCATTGCACGCGGTGATTTACTGAAAAAGTACTCAACAATCCTTGTTCATATTTTAAGATTGAGGCAAGTTTGTTGTCATCCCGGTCTTATTGGAACTCAAGATGAAAACGATGAGGATTTGTCCAAAAATAACCAGTTGGTAACGGAACAAACGGTGGAGCTTGATTCTTTAATCCGTGTAGTTTCCGAGAGATTCGATAACACATTCTCTAAAGAGGAACTAGAGGCAATGATACAAAGTTTAAAAGTTAAATATCCAGACAATAAATCATTTCAATCCTTAGAGTGCTCCATCTGCACAACGGAACCTATTGATTTGGATAAGATCTTATTCACAGAATGTGGCCACAGCTTTTGTGAGAAATGTTTATTTGAATATATTGATTTCCAGAATGGTAAGAATCTGTGTTTGAAGTGTCCCAATTGTCGTAAACCAATAGATGCTTGTAGGTTGCTGACATTGGCACAACCGAGTGGCAGCTCGGAAAACTTGGAGTTCAAACCATATTCGCCAGATTCCAAATCAAGCAAAATCACTGCTTTATTAAAGGAGCTTCAATTGCTACAGGATAGTTCGGCAGGCGAACAGgttgtcattttttcccAATTTTCTACATATTTGGATATCCTGGAGAAAGAACTAACTCATGCTTTCCCCAAAGATGTTgcaaaaatttataaattcgATGGACGTCTCTCgttaaaagaaagaaccAATGTTTTGGCTGATTTCGCTGTTAAAGACTATAGCAGGCAAAAAATCTTATTACTCTCCCTGAAGGCTGGTGGCGTAGGTTTGAATTTAACGTGCGCGTCTCACGCCTATATGATGGACCCATGGTGGTCACCTAGCATGGAAGATCAGGCAATCGATAGATTGCATAGAATCGGTCAGACAAGCAGCGTCAAAGTTATGAGATTTATCATACAAGATAGTATAGAGGAGAAAATGCTACGCatccaagaaaagaagagaaccATCGGCGAGGCCATGGATACAGATGAAGacgaaagaagaaaaaggagaattgaagaaatacaGATGCTGTTCGAATAG
- the RSC58 gene encoding Rsc58p (Component of the RSC chromatin remodeling complex~similar to YLR033W), producing the protein MTESVSGNKLGDLLVNVQSILNAASVKCHVVDESFPAKFFEKNPDKIYESYCKFIKNRSNSEGSIRNEDKLVLTTINKRFENGDYEPAQGGFYKLYHDIKLVCTILIHFYPQGTRNYQLVDKFYKFSSELLLRECCRIGIALTQTINIKSRSGKSLSGNETDEYDDDDATELDKTISYDFIKISMNYSVPISQTYQIRTKDMDLFSSIISKSNLDKRPHELPNTNFKINNVLPQTDIENEAPRLGFVGANTSNIPDPTLPPTEMMTKFLHPNWYALPTTVWLKYGNYNSWAPSFNENGTVVDSTTRGLIWLERIGYMDLYEKNERKVKQEERPDIDEEGTNGKENDENERVDGKSNGVESNSGDNDATITSRSSEDTEDNEQSIIKLQNLYNWTPSNYIGDDEIENFRNGTPDKLVSESLLKLRKLRKERILNRVSKPTTEEREIYFKVKRILKEVILAKKVSKVPINNVRAFPVLQTNYNGSIPVVRAQPGRKRKHKK; encoded by the coding sequence ATGACAGAAAGTGTGAGTGGTAATAAACTAGGAGACCTCTTGGTAAATGTTCAATCCATTTTGAATGCAGCCTCCGTGAAATGTCACGTAGTGGATGAAAGTTTTCCAGccaaattttttgagaaaaatccGGATAAGATATATGAATCATATTGTAAGTTCATTAAAAATAGAAGTAACTCAGAAGGTTCGATACGTAATGAGGATAAATTAGTTTTGACAACTATCAATAAGAGGTTCGAAAATGGAGACTACGAACCCGCACAAGGTGGGTTTTATAAACTTTATCATGACATCAAATTGGTTTGTACAATCCTCATTCACTTTTACCCTCAGGGTACAAGGAACTACCAATTAGTCGACAAGTTCtacaaattttcttcagagCTTTTATTACGAGAATGTTGTAGGATAGGAATTGCGCTAACGCAAACAATTAATATTAAATCAAGAAGTGGTAAGTCATTGAGCGGAAATGAGACGGATGAGTACGACGACGATGATGCAACAGAACTAGACAAAACAATCTCGTATGATTTTATCAAGATTTCTATGAATTATTCAGTACCGATTTCTCAAACATATCAAATAAGAACTAAGGATATGgaccttttttcttcgataATTTCTAAATCTAATCTCGACAAAAGACCTCATGAACTTCCTAATACCAActtcaaaataaacaatGTCTTACCTCAGACTGATATAGAAAACGAAGCTCCTAGATTAGGATTCGTAGGCGCCAATACCAGCAATATCCCAGATCCGACCTTACCGCCAACTGAGATGATGACTAAATTTCTGCATCCAAATTGGTATGCTTTACCTACGACTGTCTGGCTAAAATATGGCAACTATAATTCCTGGGCACCTTCCTTCAATGAAAATGGCACCGTTGTGGATTCAACAACAAGAGGCCTTATTTGGCTTGAAAGAATTGGTTACATGGACTtgtatgaaaaaaatgaaaggaaAGTAAAACAAGAGGAGCGACCGGACATAGATGAAGAAGGCACAAATGGGAAAGAGAACGATGAAAATGAACGTGTTGATGGGAAAAGCAATGGTGTCGAGAGCAATAGCGGTGATAATGATGCGACTATCACTTCTAGAAGTTCTGAGGATACTGAGGACAACGAGCAATCGATAATCAAGCTCCAAAACTTATACAATTGGACACCATCTAATTACATTGGAGATGACGAAATTGAGAATTTTCGGAATGGCACACCAGATAAGTTGGTTTCAGAGTCTCTTTTAAAACTTAGAAAACTCAGAAAGGAGAGAATTTTAAATAGAGTTTCAAAGCCTACTACAGAGGAAAGGGAAATTTATTTCAAAGTGAAAAGAATACTAAAGGAAGTTATCTTGGCAAAGAAGGTTTCCAAGGTACCTATAAACAATGTAAGGGCATTCCCAGTATTACAAACAAATTATAATGGTAGCATACCAGTGGTAAGGGCACAACCAGGTCGTAAACGGAAACACAAGAAATAA